CAGCGGCTGGGCGGCTATGGAGTCGAGGCGAAGTCAGCTTACCGCCGATAAACTCATTCCCATTTCCGACCACCTGGATTTCTTTGAACTGATTTCCCTCTGCGAACAACTTCAGCCCAAGATGACTTACATCACGCACACCCCAAATCCCAATGTGGTTAAGCATTATTTGGACCAGCGTAATATTCCATCTCAGTTTTTGGGTATGGAGGTGCAGGAGGATGATTGAGGGAATTAAAAATTCAAAATTTAAAATTAAAGATGGGTCAACACTTGAATTTATAAAACCACCTAAGCCTTCGGAAACTATTCCTTCCGCTTTAACTAAACCGAAACCAATTTTTAATCTTTAATTTTGAATTTTTAATTGAACAGGATCATAAACTCGTGACAACCTCAAACATTCATACCTTCCACACATTGGCTAAAACCGCGCAGGAGATTAACGAGACGCGGGGTAGCAATGCCAAGATCAAAATTTGTGCACAGTATTTTAAGTCGCTGGAAAAGGATGAGGATTTGAGAAGAGCCGCTCAATTTTTAGGTGAGGGAGCTTTTTCTGATGTGTCCGGAAAACGGGCGTCAGTTGGGAGCCGAACCTATTCCACCCTGGCTGCCGAAATCTGTGAAATCAACTACGAGAAAGTATTCAAGCCTTCCAAAACAGCAACCGGAAGTTCCTCAGAAACCATCGAGAAGCTGTTCAATAATATCCTGGAGGCGAGAAAGAAATGGCTTCCCAAAGCATTGACACTGAAACAGGTAGAAGATCTTTTTAATCGGCTCTACGAGGTTTCTTCCCGAGCCGACAAGCAGGACATCCTGAAAGACGCGTGGTCGCAGATGACTCCACTTGAAGTCAAATACTTCCTGCGAATTATGGGACGGGGTTCACTGCGTATCGGATTTGAATCAAAGAGTATTGTTTCTGCAATCGCCAAAGCCTTCAAACACAAGGTAGAGGAAGTGCGCTATGTGCACATGATTACCGGGAGTATTGGAAAAACTGCGGTGCTGGCTAAAATCAATCAGCTTGATGAAGCCCGGTTTACCCTGTTTCAACCCATTTCCTTTATGCTGGCCTCCCCGATTGAAAGCCGGTCCGTAGAGGATTACAGCGTCTATGTAGCTGAAGAGAAATTTGACGGGATGCGCTGTCAGCTGCATGTTTCAGGTAAAAAAGTTCAGATCTATTCCCGGGATTTGAATGAAATCACCCATTCCTTCCCCGAGATTGTGGAATTCTTTGCAGAACGAGCGTTACCGGAGCTGGTGCTGGATGGAGAAATCTGTGTATTCAAAGACGATACCATCCTGC
The genomic region above belongs to Gracilimonas sp. and contains:
- a CDS encoding ATP-dependent DNA ligase — protein: MTTSNIHTFHTLAKTAQEINETRGSNAKIKICAQYFKSLEKDEDLRRAAQFLGEGAFSDVSGKRASVGSRTYSTLAAEICEINYEKVFKPSKTATGSSSETIEKLFNNILEARKKWLPKALTLKQVEDLFNRLYEVSSRADKQDILKDAWSQMTPLEVKYFLRIMGRGSLRIGFESKSIVSAIAKAFKHKVEEVRYVHMITGSIGKTAVLAKINQLDEARFTLFQPISFMLASPIESRSVEDYSVYVAEEKFDGMRCQLHVSGKKVQIYSRDLNEITHSFPEIVEFFAERALPELVLDGEICVFKDDTILPFQLLQKRMGLKKPSKKILQKYPTLLISYDVLFHDGKPIFEHTLSERRSLLSKLSEKHNLPITTQQEIQSKEQIEELFDLALAHGNEGLMLKQKKSTYEYGQRRKSWLKVKKPSGSIDTIMMYAHTGSGKRGGTYSDFTLGVSVRDDERYEEEFIPIGKAYGGYSDEELKKMNDRIKEITAEKYGPTLGLYPDIVVELEFDDIQVNKRTKANYTLRFPRFKAIRWDLSPDDVDTLKDVERLYQEKIDQERLKQDKNPSFKINRRD